The proteins below are encoded in one region of Pelagibacterium flavum:
- a CDS encoding ABC transporter ATP-binding protein — MSQPVLSVKDLSVVFHLRRGDFTAVKSISFDIMPGEVLGVVGESGAGKSMTGTAIMGLVDWPGEISSTSITLSGDRIDGLDEESLRKIRGRRIGMVMQDPLTSLNPLFTVGEQLIETIRRHLPLSQDEARTRAIALLADAGIPDPESRIDSYPHQFSGGMRQRVVISLALAAEPELVIADEPTSALDVSVQAQIIKVLKRLCAERGVAVMLITHDMGVIAEAADRMIVMNKGEIVETGSVGDIINRPKMDYTIKLIEAIPSITAQNPRYAAAVAKGHSFASEKTDEPLVVVENLSKQFDISGSFLARITGRNRNIVNAVNGVSFTIQRGQTYGLVGESGSGKSTCARMMVGLLPPSGGSVRLEDTDIWSKGAEKKRRSKIQMIFQDPYASLNPRWRVGEIIAEPMRALGIARKPGEIADRVADLLERVRLDPVSMRKYPHEFSGGQRQRIAIARALSSQPEFIICDEPTSALDVSVQAQVLELMSRLQEEFGLTYLLISHNLAVVRQMADAVGVLHHGNLVESGPVEQIFSAPRADYTRMLLDAVPDISKVA; from the coding sequence ATGAGCCAACCTGTTCTTTCCGTCAAAGACCTTTCCGTCGTCTTCCATCTGCGGCGCGGTGACTTCACCGCCGTCAAATCCATCTCGTTCGACATCATGCCCGGCGAAGTGCTCGGCGTGGTGGGCGAGTCCGGCGCCGGCAAATCGATGACCGGCACCGCCATCATGGGCCTTGTCGATTGGCCGGGTGAAATTTCCTCGACCTCGATTACCCTGAGCGGCGACCGCATCGACGGGCTCGATGAGGAAAGCCTGCGCAAGATCCGCGGCCGCCGCATCGGCATGGTCATGCAGGACCCGCTGACCTCGCTCAATCCGCTCTTTACGGTCGGCGAGCAGTTGATCGAAACCATCCGCCGCCATCTGCCGCTCAGCCAGGACGAGGCCCGCACCCGCGCCATCGCACTTTTGGCCGATGCGGGCATCCCCGATCCCGAAAGTCGCATCGATTCCTATCCCCATCAGTTCTCTGGCGGCATGCGACAGCGCGTGGTGATCTCGCTCGCCCTCGCGGCTGAACCTGAACTGGTGATCGCTGACGAGCCCACCTCGGCCCTCGATGTTTCGGTTCAGGCTCAGATCATCAAGGTCTTAAAGCGCCTGTGCGCCGAGCGCGGCGTTGCCGTAATGCTCATCACCCACGATATGGGCGTCATCGCCGAAGCCGCCGACCGCATGATCGTCATGAACAAGGGCGAGATCGTCGAGACAGGTTCGGTGGGCGACATCATCAATCGTCCCAAAATGGACTATACGATCAAGCTGATCGAAGCCATTCCCTCGATCACCGCCCAGAACCCGCGCTACGCGGCGGCGGTCGCCAAGGGCCACAGCTTTGCTTCGGAAAAGACCGACGAACCGCTCGTCGTTGTCGAAAATCTTTCCAAGCAGTTCGATATCTCGGGCTCCTTTCTGGCCCGCATCACCGGCCGCAACCGCAACATCGTCAACGCGGTCAATGGCGTGTCCTTCACCATCCAGCGTGGCCAGACTTATGGTCTTGTCGGGGAATCGGGGTCGGGAAAATCGACCTGTGCGCGCATGATGGTCGGCCTTTTGCCGCCCTCTGGCGGCAGTGTCAGGCTCGAAGACACCGACATCTGGTCCAAGGGCGCCGAAAAAAAGCGCCGCTCGAAAATCCAGATGATCTTTCAGGATCCCTATGCCAGCCTCAACCCGCGCTGGCGAGTGGGCGAAATTATCGCCGAGCCCATGCGGGCGCTCGGCATCGCCAGAAAGCCCGGTGAAATCGCAGATCGCGTTGCCGACCTGCTCGAACGCGTGCGGCTCGATCCGGTCTCCATGCGCAAATATCCCCACGAGTTTTCCGGTGGCCAGCGCCAGCGCATCGCGATTGCCCGCGCGCTTTCGAGCCAACCCGAATTCATCATCTGCGACGAACCCACCTCCGCTCTCGACGTTTCCGTCCAGGCTCAGGTTCTCGAGTTGATGAGCCGGCTGCAGGAAGAGTTCGGGCTCACCTATCTGCTCATCAGTCACAACCTCGCAGTGGTGCGCCAGATGGCCGATGCTGTGGGCGTCCTGCATCACGGCAATCTGGTCGAAAGCGGCCCCGTCGAACAGATCTTCAGCGCCCCCAGGGCCGACTACACCCGCATGCTGCTCGATGCGGTCCCCGATATTTCCAAGGTGGCCTAA
- a CDS encoding ABC transporter permease has product MNDITPTAPKGRLARIIDSDIFYSYRTSPVAIVSSIVATVLILAAIFAPFIAPYDPFNPRTLNLMNGFTPPVSESFSGSFFLLGSDHQGRDVFSAILYGSRVSLMVGLSAILFAMLLGVTLGLIAGYRGGLTDTIIMRIADIQLSFPSILIALLIFGIARGIIPPNQRESMAIFVLIFSIGLSDWAQFARTVRGTTMVERQKDYVSAARIIGVKPVFILIRHILPNVLGPVLVIGTIGLALAIIAEATLSFLGVGVPPTQPSLGTLIRIGQQFLFSGEWWILFFPAITLVLLALSVNLLGDWLRDALNPRLR; this is encoded by the coding sequence ATGAACGATATAACCCCCACAGCCCCCAAAGGCCGGCTTGCCCGCATCATCGATTCCGATATCTTTTATTCCTACCGTACGTCGCCGGTGGCCATCGTCTCCTCGATCGTTGCCACGGTGCTGATCCTTGCGGCCATCTTTGCGCCCTTTATCGCCCCCTATGATCCCTTCAACCCGCGCACCCTCAATCTCATGAACGGGTTTACCCCGCCCGTGAGCGAAAGCTTTTCGGGCAGCTTCTTCCTGCTCGGTTCGGACCATCAGGGCCGCGACGTCTTTTCCGCCATTCTCTACGGCTCGCGCGTCTCGCTCATGGTCGGTCTGTCGGCCATCCTGTTCGCCATGCTGCTCGGCGTCACTCTGGGCCTGATCGCGGGCTATCGGGGCGGGCTGACCGACACCATCATCATGCGCATCGCTGATATCCAGCTTTCCTTTCCCTCGATCCTCATCGCGCTTTTGATCTTCGGTATCGCGCGCGGCATCATTCCACCCAACCAGCGCGAATCCATGGCGATCTTTGTCCTGATCTTTTCCATCGGGCTTTCGGACTGGGCCCAGTTCGCCCGGACCGTGCGCGGCACCACGATGGTCGAGCGGCAAAAGGATTACGTTTCGGCCGCCCGCATCATAGGGGTCAAACCGGTTTTCATCCTGATCCGCCACATCCTGCCCAATGTGCTCGGTCCTGTTCTGGTCATCGGCACCATCGGGCTGGCCCTCGCCATCATCGCCGAAGCGACGCTCTCGTTCCTCGGCGTCGGCGTTCCGCCCACCCAACCCTCGCTGGGCACGCTGATCCGTATCGGCCAGCAGTTCCTGTTCTCGGGCGAATGGTGGATCCTGTTTTTCCCCGCCATCACGCTCGTGCTCCTCGCCCTGTCGGTCAACCTTCTGGGTGACTGGCTGCGTGACGCCCTCAATCCAAGGCTGCGCTGA
- a CDS encoding ABC transporter permease translates to MLAFIFKRLGQSILVMLAVALISFVMFRYVGDPVASMVSQEASMADQEFLRESLGLNDPFYEQFFRFIVNALQGNFGISYRLQTPVAELIMSRLPATIELALTSAAIALVFGILAGVFTALNRKNPAAAAIMAFSLIGVSLPTFLIGIGLIYIFAVELQWLPSFGRGEVIDFGWWRTGFLTETGLRSIILPAITLSLFQMTLIMRLVRAEMLEVLRQDYIKFARARGLSKRAINFSHALKNTMVPVITIAGLQLGSIITGALITETVFQWPGIGSLFLSSVAVVDVPVMAAYLIFVGFVFVIVNLIVDILYYVVDPRLRVGAAKGH, encoded by the coding sequence ATGCTGGCCTTCATCTTCAAGCGCCTCGGGCAATCCATACTGGTGATGCTTGCTGTCGCTCTGATTTCGTTCGTCATGTTCCGCTATGTCGGCGATCCGGTCGCCTCCATGGTTTCCCAGGAAGCCTCGATGGCCGATCAGGAATTCCTGCGCGAAAGCCTAGGCCTCAACGATCCCTTCTACGAGCAGTTCTTTCGCTTTATCGTCAATGCCCTGCAGGGCAATTTCGGCATTTCATATCGTCTTCAGACGCCGGTCGCAGAACTCATCATGTCGCGCCTGCCCGCGACCATCGAGCTGGCGCTCACTTCAGCCGCCATCGCTCTGGTGTTCGGCATTCTAGCTGGCGTCTTTACCGCGCTGAACCGCAAGAACCCCGCCGCTGCCGCCATCATGGCGTTTTCGCTGATCGGTGTTTCGCTGCCGACCTTTCTGATCGGCATCGGGCTGATCTACATCTTCGCCGTCGAACTGCAGTGGCTGCCCAGTTTCGGGCGCGGCGAGGTCATCGATTTCGGCTGGTGGCGCACCGGCTTTCTCACTGAAACCGGCCTGCGCTCGATCATTCTGCCCGCCATCACACTGTCGTTGTTCCAGATGACGCTGATCATGCGCCTGGTGCGCGCCGAAATGCTCGAAGTGCTGCGCCAGGACTATATCAAGTTCGCTCGCGCCCGGGGCCTTTCCAAGCGTGCCATCAACTTCTCGCACGCGCTCAAGAACACGATGGTCCCCGTCATCACCATCGCCGGCCTGCAACTGGGCTCGATCATCACCGGAGCGCTGATCACCGAAACCGTGTTCCAGTGGCCCGGCATCGGCTCGTTGTTTTTATCCTCGGTCGCCGTCGTCGATGTGCCGGTCATGGCCGCCTACCTGATCTTTGTCGGCTTCGTCTTCGTGATCGTCAATCTCATCGTCGACATACTCTATTACGTCGTGGATCCGCGCCTGCGGGTCGGCGCGGCAAAGGGGCACTGA
- a CDS encoding ABC transporter substrate-binding protein, which yields MRNTLTGIAAALFATTMLVGAASAETLRWARQSDALTLDPHSQNQGVTHTFNHHIYETLLDRDVEGNLQARLATDWYVKEGDETVWVFELREGVTFHGGEEFTAEDVVFSIERAKSENSNMRQLHADVESVSAVDDYTVEFQMAGPSPLYPNNITNTFIMDKGWSEANDLQEVQDFAAGEENFAVRNTNGTGPYVLAERDPDVRSVLTVNENWWGDAPAVTEIIYTPISDNATRVAALLSGEVDLVQDVPVQDIERLAGTDGIKVETGPENRTIYFGYAMDDEPLISSNITDENPFANPLVREAMSLVIDREAIRQVVMRGQSLPTCVNMPPFVNGWTEELDACPEVDVERANELMAEAGYPDGFSVTLDTPNDRYVNDEAISQAFVGMLGQIGIDVTLASRPIAQHSPLILNSETDFYLLGWGVPTFDSAYNFNDLVHTKGEDYGTYNIGLYSNPEVDEMIESLGTMTDLEARNAVIADIWAQVQEDRVFIPVHNQVLAYAMRDDMTLAVHPENQPSMTGVVFE from the coding sequence ATGCGAAACACGCTCACCGGCATCGCGGCGGCTCTTTTTGCCACCACCATGCTTGTTGGCGCGGCCAGCGCTGAAACGCTGCGCTGGGCCCGTCAGTCCGATGCACTCACGCTTGATCCGCACTCGCAGAACCAGGGCGTGACTCACACCTTCAATCACCACATCTACGAGACGCTTCTCGATCGCGATGTTGAAGGCAATCTTCAGGCGCGCCTTGCGACCGACTGGTACGTCAAGGAAGGCGACGAGACCGTTTGGGTCTTCGAGTTGCGTGAGGGCGTGACCTTCCACGGCGGCGAAGAGTTCACCGCCGAAGACGTGGTTTTCTCCATCGAGCGGGCCAAGTCCGAAAATTCCAACATGCGTCAGCTCCATGCCGACGTCGAAAGCGTGTCCGCGGTTGACGACTACACGGTCGAATTCCAGATGGCCGGGCCTTCCCCGCTCTATCCCAACAACATCACCAACACCTTCATCATGGACAAGGGCTGGTCGGAAGCAAACGACCTTCAGGAAGTCCAGGATTTTGCCGCTGGCGAGGAAAACTTCGCGGTCCGCAACACCAACGGCACGGGCCCCTACGTCCTCGCCGAACGTGATCCCGACGTCCGCTCGGTTCTGACCGTCAATGAAAACTGGTGGGGCGACGCTCCGGCGGTCACTGAAATCATCTACACCCCGATCTCCGACAACGCGACCCGCGTCGCCGCCCTGCTCTCGGGCGAGGTCGATCTGGTTCAGGACGTTCCCGTACAGGATATCGAGCGTCTTGCCGGCACCGATGGTATCAAGGTCGAGACCGGCCCTGAAAACCGCACCATCTATTTCGGTTACGCAATGGATGACGAGCCGCTCATCAGCTCCAACATCACCGACGAAAACCCCTTCGCCAACCCCTTGGTGCGCGAAGCCATGTCGCTGGTCATCGACCGCGAGGCCATTCGTCAGGTGGTGATGCGCGGTCAGTCGCTGCCCACTTGCGTCAACATGCCTCCGTTCGTGAACGGCTGGACCGAAGAGCTTGATGCCTGCCCGGAGGTTGATGTCGAGCGTGCCAACGAGCTGATGGCCGAAGCCGGCTATCCCGATGGCTTCTCGGTCACTCTCGATACTCCCAACGACCGTTACGTCAACGACGAAGCCATTTCGCAGGCCTTTGTGGGCATGCTCGGCCAGATCGGCATTGACGTGACGCTGGCGTCGCGCCCGATTGCCCAGCATTCGCCGTTGATCCTCAACAGCGAGACGGACTTCTATCTCCTGGGCTGGGGCGTTCCCACCTTCGATTCCGCCTATAACTTCAACGACCTGGTTCACACCAAGGGCGAGGACTACGGCACGTACAATATCGGCCTTTATTCCAACCCAGAAGTCGACGAAATGATTGAATCGCTGGGCACCATGACCGATCTCGAAGCCCGCAACGCCGTCATCGCCGACATCTGGGCTCAGGTTCAGGAAGATCGTGTCTTCATCCCGGTCCACAATCAGGTCCTGGCCTATGCAATGCGCGACGACATGACCCTTGCCGTGCATCCGGAAAACCAGCCCTCCATGACGGGCGTGGTCTTCGAATAA
- a CDS encoding VOC family protein, with protein sequence MAQATGIGGVFFRSGDTEALAKWYETHLGVPGFWEQEAGMTVFAPFKRETDYFPSDKQWMINFRVDDLSALMADLKEAGIAVETRAEWDTPETGRFARIHDPEGNPIELWEPPAG encoded by the coding sequence ATGGCGCAGGCAACAGGCATAGGCGGCGTATTCTTTCGCTCTGGTGATACCGAGGCGCTGGCGAAATGGTATGAAACCCATCTCGGCGTTCCCGGCTTCTGGGAGCAGGAGGCCGGAATGACCGTCTTTGCTCCCTTCAAGCGCGAAACCGATTATTTCCCGTCCGACAAGCAGTGGATGATCAATTTCCGCGTCGATGACCTTTCGGCCCTGATGGCTGATCTGAAAGAGGCCGGCATCGCGGTCGAAACCCGCGCCGAGTGGGACACCCCCGAAACCGGCCGTTTCGCCCGCATCCACGACCCCGAAGGCAACCCAATCGAATTGTGGGAGCCTCCCGCAGGCTGA
- a CDS encoding RrF2 family transcriptional regulator — protein MISQKARYALRALVALTRAGEGESLMISEIATGQDIPKKFLEQILLELKRNGVVMSKRGKSGGYLLLKAPAEISFGEVLRIIDGPIAPLPCLSKIAYRRCIDCRSEDDCEIRHVFSKVTDATRAVLDRTTLADAIGEVDLLEKAS, from the coding sequence ATGATATCGCAAAAAGCCCGCTATGCCCTGCGCGCCCTTGTGGCGCTGACGCGCGCCGGCGAGGGCGAAAGCCTGATGATCTCGGAAATCGCCACCGGGCAGGACATTCCGAAAAAATTCCTCGAACAGATCCTGCTCGAACTCAAGCGTAACGGCGTTGTGATGTCGAAACGCGGCAAGTCGGGCGGCTATCTGCTCTTAAAGGCGCCGGCGGAGATCAGCTTCGGGGAAGTGCTGCGCATCATCGACGGCCCGATCGCCCCCCTGCCGTGCCTGTCCAAAATCGCCTATCGGCGGTGCATCGACTGCCGCAGCGAGGACGATTGCGAAATCCGGCACGTGTTTTCCAAGGTGACAGACGCGACGCGCGCAGTGCTCGACCGCACGACGCTGGCGGACGCCATCGGGGAAGTCGATCTTCTGGAAAAAGCCAGCTAG
- the nagA gene encoding N-acetylglucosamine-6-phosphate deacetylase, whose translation MTMFSLSAPRIFDGRTWHEGRVVLVQDGRVKALVHPSDVPAGTTEIDLGHGMLVPGFVDLQVNGAGGVLFNEDRSVEGLRRLCAANFQFGTTALLPTLVTDTRQVTRSALDAGIAAHAQKVPGFVGLHIEGPHLSVARKGAHNPAFIRPMDEADLQALAAARHAMPALLTTIAVESVGPDQIARLVQAGGTVSVGHSDTGIAGAVLAFEAGASMVTHLFNAMSQLGNREPGLVGAALANGVWAGLIADGIHVDPATIAIALRAKTGPGKIFLVTDAMSPMGTDMTGFTLNGREIIRADGALRLADGTLAGADLTMIDAISYMHKTIGVDLDEVLRMASLYPAQAIGLAETFGHLGSGATASMVHLSDGLDVEGVWVEGERVIG comes from the coding sequence ATGACCATGTTTTCGCTCTCGGCTCCCAGGATCTTTGACGGCCGCACCTGGCACGAGGGACGGGTCGTGCTGGTCCAAGACGGCCGCGTCAAAGCCCTCGTCCACCCTTCGGACGTTCCTGCCGGCACCACCGAAATCGATCTTGGCCATGGCATGCTGGTGCCCGGCTTTGTCGATCTTCAGGTCAATGGCGCGGGCGGCGTGCTGTTTAACGAAGATCGCAGCGTCGAGGGCCTGCGCCGGCTTTGTGCTGCGAACTTCCAGTTCGGGACCACCGCGCTCCTGCCTACCCTCGTCACCGACACACGCCAGGTCACCCGCTCCGCGCTCGATGCGGGCATCGCCGCGCATGCACAAAAAGTTCCGGGATTTGTCGGCCTGCACATCGAAGGCCCGCATTTGTCGGTCGCTCGCAAGGGCGCCCACAATCCCGCCTTCATCCGCCCCATGGACGAAGCAGACCTGCAGGCACTTGCCGCGGCCCGCCACGCCATGCCGGCGCTGCTGACCACCATCGCCGTAGAGTCCGTCGGTCCCGATCAGATCGCACGGCTGGTCCAGGCTGGGGGCACCGTTTCCGTGGGCCATTCAGATACCGGCATCGCCGGCGCGGTGCTGGCCTTTGAGGCGGGGGCATCCATGGTCACCCATCTGTTCAACGCCATGAGCCAACTCGGCAATCGCGAGCCCGGCCTTGTCGGAGCGGCGCTCGCCAATGGCGTCTGGGCCGGCCTGATCGCCGATGGCATCCATGTCGACCCGGCAACCATCGCGATTGCCCTGCGCGCCAAGACCGGTCCGGGTAAGATCTTTCTCGTCACCGACGCCATGTCCCCCATGGGGACCGACATGACCGGCTTCACGCTCAACGGCCGCGAGATCATCCGCGCCGACGGCGCTCTGCGGCTGGCCGATGGCACGCTGGCTGGTGCCGACCTCACCATGATCGATGCCATTTCCTATATGCACAAGACCATCGGCGTCGATCTCGACGAGGTCCTGCGCATGGCCTCGCTTTACCCCGCCCAGGCGATCGGCCTCGCCGAAACATTTGGACATTTGGGCTCGGGCGCCACAGCGTCGATGGTGCACCTGTCCGATGGGCTCGATGTCGAAGGCGTCTGGGTCGAAGGCGAACGGGTTATCGGCTAG
- a CDS encoding SIS domain-containing protein, which yields MTQTHMKREIAEIPAAVARLLGEGRPALDAAAKALADADPRLIITIARGSSDHAANFFKYACELSTGVPVASVGPSIASIYGVDLKLDRAAAIGISQSGKSPDIVSMLQSASRSGATAIAITNTPASPLAEAAHHVIDICAGEEQSVAATKTFVTSAVAGLALVAGWTGDKTLLDALDSLPQALENALACDWSPLVEATANASSLYVLGRGPGAAIAHEAALKFKETSGLHAEAYSTAEVLHGPAAIVQKGFPVLALSADDKARSSILETCARLAGQGGSVFVTDPRPGSGIALPVARTGHPLTDPIALVISFYGFIEALARHRGFNPDEPPHLRKVTSTL from the coding sequence ATGACCCAGACACACATGAAGCGCGAAATCGCCGAAATCCCTGCCGCCGTGGCCCGTCTGCTCGGCGAGGGGCGTCCGGCGCTCGACGCCGCGGCAAAGGCCCTTGCCGATGCCGATCCGCGCCTCATCATCACCATCGCCCGTGGCTCGTCCGATCACGCGGCGAATTTTTTCAAATATGCCTGCGAGCTGTCCACCGGTGTTCCCGTCGCCTCCGTTGGCCCCTCCATCGCCTCGATCTACGGCGTCGATCTCAAGCTCGACCGCGCCGCCGCCATCGGCATCTCCCAGTCGGGCAAAAGCCCCGATATCGTCTCCATGCTGCAAAGCGCCTCCCGCTCGGGCGCGACAGCCATCGCCATCACCAACACCCCGGCCTCGCCGCTCGCCGAAGCCGCCCATCATGTCATCGACATCTGCGCCGGCGAGGAACAATCGGTCGCCGCCACAAAGACCTTCGTCACCTCGGCGGTGGCCGGGCTGGCTCTCGTTGCCGGCTGGACAGGTGACAAGACCCTTCTCGATGCGCTCGATTCTCTCCCCCAAGCGCTGGAGAATGCCCTTGCCTGCGACTGGTCGCCTCTGGTCGAAGCGACGGCAAACGCCAGTTCGCTCTATGTGCTCGGCCGCGGTCCCGGCGCGGCAATCGCCCATGAGGCGGCGCTCAAGTTCAAGGAAACCTCGGGCCTGCATGCCGAGGCCTATTCCACAGCCGAAGTGCTGCACGGCCCCGCCGCCATCGTCCAGAAGGGTTTTCCGGTTCTCGCCCTCAGTGCCGACGACAAGGCCCGTTCCTCGATTCTGGAAACCTGCGCCCGGCTGGCCGGGCAGGGCGGCTCGGTCTTTGTCACTGATCCTCGGCCCGGTTCGGGCATCGCGCTGCCTGTCGCGCGCACCGGTCATCCACTGACCGATCCCATCGCCCTGGTCATCTCGTTTTACGGCTTTATCGAAGCGCTGGCCCGCCATCGCGGGTTCAACCCCGACGAACCCCCGCATCTGCGCAAGGTAACATCGACCCTATGA
- a CDS encoding GntR family transcriptional regulator, giving the protein MSATIEDIFRQTAGGGGGPLYMRLRRSIEEAVRTGLINPGDALPSERDIAATAEISRVTVRKAVQHLVADGILIQRHGSGTFVAPTVQRVEQSLSSLTSFTEDMARRGMTLSSQWLDRGLYDPSNEETVILGLGAGEKVARIARLRIANGNPLAIERASLAASVLPDPDAIENSLYAKLDETGNRPVRAIQRIAAVNLGRHDAELLDVAPGAASLRIERTSYLPSGRIVEFTRSIYRGDAYDFVAELRLQA; this is encoded by the coding sequence ATGAGTGCCACCATCGAGGACATTTTCAGGCAGACCGCCGGCGGGGGTGGCGGGCCGCTATACATGCGCTTGCGGCGGTCGATCGAGGAGGCGGTCAGGACCGGCCTCATCAACCCCGGCGATGCGCTGCCCTCGGAGCGTGACATCGCCGCCACCGCTGAAATCTCCAGGGTCACCGTGCGCAAGGCGGTCCAGCATCTGGTGGCCGACGGCATTCTGATCCAGCGCCACGGGTCGGGCACCTTCGTTGCCCCCACAGTCCAGCGGGTCGAACAATCGCTCTCCAGCCTCACCTCGTTCACAGAGGATATGGCGCGCCGCGGCATGACACTGAGTTCGCAATGGCTTGATCGCGGCCTTTACGACCCCTCCAACGAGGAAACCGTCATTTTGGGCCTTGGCGCCGGCGAAAAAGTCGCCCGCATCGCCCGGCTTCGGATTGCCAACGGCAATCCCCTGGCCATCGAGCGCGCCTCGCTCGCCGCCTCGGTGCTTCCCGACCCCGATGCCATCGAAAATTCGCTTTACGCCAAGCTCGACGAGACGGGCAATCGTCCGGTGCGCGCCATCCAGCGCATAGCCGCGGTCAACCTGGGCAGGCATGACGCCGAACTGCTCGATGTCGCCCCCGGCGCTGCCAGCCTGCGTATCGAGCGCACCTCATATCTGCCCTCCGGGCGGATCGTTGAATTCACCCGCTCCATCTATCGCGGCGACGCCTATGATTTCGTCGCCGAATTGCGCCTGCAAGCCTGA
- a CDS encoding N-acetylmuramic acid 6-phosphate etherase gives MSAPVATEHSDPRFTGLDGWDDAAILSALLDGQKRGLDAVTAAIPDIAKAAAMGVQALQAGGRLIYVGAGSPGLIALGDALEIPQTYGIARDRIEIVMAGGLAMTQELLGGPEDDAGLGEADLGALGIGPNDCAICISASGTTRYTVAALRAARSAGARTVGIAGNGGAPLLLEADVAILLATGAEVISGSTRMAAGTAQKAALNMLSTLIGVRMGHVHDNFMVNVTADNDKLVLRATGIVAHIAGVGPEIAARAMETANNEVKPAILLAAGAKDLSEARELLAQSGGVVRKALGLLGRT, from the coding sequence GTGAGCGCGCCCGTTGCCACCGAACATTCCGATCCGCGTTTTACCGGCCTCGACGGCTGGGACGACGCCGCCATTCTTTCCGCCCTGCTCGACGGCCAGAAGCGCGGCCTCGACGCTGTGACCGCCGCCATTCCAGACATTGCCAAAGCCGCAGCCATGGGCGTTCAAGCGCTGCAGGCGGGCGGGCGACTGATCTATGTCGGCGCCGGCAGTCCGGGGCTGATCGCGCTTGGCGATGCGCTGGAAATTCCCCAGACTTACGGCATTGCCCGCGATCGCATCGAAATCGTGATGGCTGGCGGACTGGCGATGACCCAGGAACTTCTTGGCGGGCCGGAAGACGATGCCGGGCTGGGGGAGGCCGATCTTGGCGCGCTCGGTATCGGGCCCAACGATTGCGCCATCTGCATTTCGGCGAGCGGGACGACGCGATATACCGTTGCCGCCTTGCGAGCGGCCAGGAGCGCGGGTGCGAGGACGGTCGGTATTGCCGGAAATGGCGGCGCGCCGCTGCTACTTGAAGCCGACGTGGCAATCCTTCTGGCCACGGGCGCGGAAGTGATTTCCGGCTCGACGCGGATGGCGGCGGGCACCGCACAAAAGGCGGCGCTCAACATGCTTTCCACCCTGATCGGGGTCCGGATGGGGCATGTGCATGATAATTTCATGGTCAATGTCACAGCCGATAACGACAAGCTGGTCCTCAGAGCGACCGGCATAGTGGCGCACATCGCCGGGGTTGGACCTGAGATTGCGGCGCGGGCCATGGAAACGGCAAATAACGAGGTAAAGCCCGCGATCCTTCTGGCCGCGGGTGCAAAAGATCTGTCCGAGGCGCGGGAGTTACTCGCGCAATCGGGCGGTGTCGTACGCAAGGCGCTGGGCCTTTTGGGCCGCACATGA